The segment TTGTTTTATTATGGCAAGGGAtcttaattttcttcaattaaataCATGGATAGTAGCAGTCTATCAGGAGACAGAAGGACTAATACTCCAGGCCCACAACTTAAGTGTAccactttttttaaggataaatttccataaaaatatatattttaaagcttgtttaacaaaattataaatattattgtctgTTCGTATTTGAGACATAGAAGTGAGAGTATCAGGCAGTCCACGATAAAATATAAGGGAAACAATAACGAAGTACACTCAATCCCGccaatttaactaaattttaatcCTATCAACCGGATAATATTTACACATTGTTGCAACTTTTTAGTCACATTTGTTAGATTGAgttgattaatttgtttatctCATGTACtgatatgttacaaaaaaatatttttttatcaaaagcaTCTAGccttcataattaaaaattccaagTTTAAAACTATTCTAAGAGGGAAAATTCCTCAAATTTTGCAGACAAAATTTCCTTAACGTTTTCTACCTTTTTACTCCATAGAgtaactttaaagaaaaaaaaattatagaacattttcactgacgtcataaatagcatcataattgaagaagaagcCATTTAGGGGCTCAAAGCtaatattttactacataaaatgtataaattccCAATAAATCTTGTAACTTCATCAAATAGCTATAAATGAAACGACGCAGCACAGTAGACAACGCGgtggataaattattctcttgaactcaatgtgcgtaggttcaatactcggtcgttcctagagaaggaaatatacttagtGTATATGGACTTGAAATACAATCCataggtcagatgaagtaattgtaatactatacatgtttacttatacttaatcagtgcaactccatctgatcaattaaaggaacaaaaaaatagcttaaagaataaaaaagactaacatttgcattgaatactactggAAGCAattgataaacagtgatatttgaattcaatcaaagtaatatgtacaaaaaatccctaaaaaggTCTAGAttcgaatcttttttttttttttttttttgatcgattagggacacaaaaaaataggataattagagaaaaacatcttattctttccattgtaatagttaatttttatataaaatatggaaataagattatataaccTAATACATAAtctataataaaactaagcgatagagggatatatttttgataagacAGTAGGGATCAACTCTCTTTATTTGCTAATCCCACTTTCATATCAAATAGttgactattttccttaatattagttttttaaaaaaagtatttatttttataaaactgaaTTGTTTAGGCCCTCAAAGTGGTTGACATCAATAATGTTGACGTCACGTGCAAACCCTCAAtatgttagaaaaatgtcaatcaaaATGGATTTATGCAAAATAAGGAATAAggctttattttaatatttagtgactaaataaatgtaaatggccttttttcaaactttgatccATATGTGCAACCTAAAGATGACttattttgcataggttattttttttactgcatgacaacttttccacacTAGTCGAAAACGAAATTcgataaaaggtaaaaaaaagaagaaagaagtCCTAATATACCTAGTCAACCGTTACTATTTACTCAACTTGCtcatgcaaattttgagagattaagaatcattttttgtaaagcGTCTTCCTCGAGGCCCCAGTCTGCTCCCCGATAGTCTTCCTGGACAATCTTGCGCGGAGTAGTGTTGTTATCTCAATACTCTTCTCGTATTGTGTGCTCATGGCGGCGACTAGGACAAAAAcatttcttagcaatcgacagctaattatgagTTCTATAACATGctcataggaaaaaaaatactcttaagcTCTCAAAAATTCGATAAtaaagatgagtaaataataaccgTTGGCCCAGATTATGTTTAAActcagaaatatttaaattaattaattaaattatacttcatACCCTCTTAATGTAATGACCTAGAGTATGACCATCAACTATCTGTTCCGTCTTATAACGATTAATAACAGCCTCAAGGCAATCAAATGTACGCCCTCCCATTATATACCGAACTCCTTTCTTTTCGATACGAAATCTTTGAATTTGATTgttgatatgaaaaaataaagagtagTCTCCAGGTGAGTTATCACTGGGCCGTACTAAATAACTTCCGGGTCCACCTAAAAATAAAACGTTTATTAATGAGCAAAATATTaactatacaattaaaaattataaaaacaacctTTGACGAGTCTTCCGACAGCTTTTTCTTTGTCAAGATTAAGATGAAACCAGGGAAAAACTGCATTTGGATCAATGTTTTCATCTAGATCAGCCAAAAGCTCCCGAAAAACCAGTCCTTGATCACCAGATCGATGAGCTGTCACCCAAAGCCATCCATCTCCCAaatcattatgaataaaaaaaatgtcacctttttgaaaactaatatttaaacagaattgataaatatcaatataactatatttattaattagaataatggATATTACGTGAGCTCATCTGTATCTGGCATTTTGGTATAAGGCAGAATAGCTACCATTCGCTTCTTGTCATTAACAGGCTCAGGAGGAGGAACTGGATGAATGAGCCTTTCTCCTTTGAGTAAATCAGACTTATGCATATAATAccttaaaaagaggaaaatgaaGTTGAAAACAGCATTGAagcaaatttacaaatttatgtaCTATAAGAATATTATAACTGAATAATCAATtgtagttgttaataaataatcaaattcgaacaaatttcaaactttttactttatataaaataacaatttgtttaacaatgttattttgataaaagtagACATTTTGTAAGAGTTGAAACTTGTATAAGGAAATTGCTCAAGTTGTAccccaaaaatgagatgaagaattTCTTTAGTCGTGATAAGGATAATCCAATGATTGAATACTCCTTAAATggtcaatatattaattaattgtataatttatgagACTACgaatgaaaattactaatcGATAAGTAGTCTGTCCGTGACACatcataaagttcaaatgtccatagttatattacttgtaaattcataattttattagatcaaaatgaaagaatagcatcaattaatagttggcaATTAAAGTGACGTGATGTTGCAGTTAAATAAAGCTTAGAAATCGCAACTTTTACAGAACATTGATGAGTtccatcatttaattatattaaacgatcaagaaaatcatcatagactttttttaattaaaagtatccTCACTTTGAATGTGCTAattaacaaatgaataaaaactcaAAGTATCTCCTTCCTTGATTCCGGACGAATGAATGAATCAACATCAAGTATGTTTAGTAAATGGTTCGCTCAAGGAAGAAGAAGAGCCCTACCCAATGAGATCTTGAAGAGAATCATATTGTCGGCCACCGATGTAGAAGTCTCCACAAACCGCAGTGACACGAAAGTGATTGATGCCGGTACGACCGATGTAACTTAAAACATAGGACCCTGGTTTTCTATCAGACTCTCGCACCAAATAAGAGCCCGATCCCTCTGCACAACTTCGAAGGCGCTCCTCAGATCCTCCCCGATCCAGTCGACCGTGATACCATTCCTTTTCGGATGGAGCAAGAAGAACCCCTCCTTCATTActagtattattattgttattctgAGTGTTGTTATTAATCGGAGAGGTCGACATCCCTCCTCCGACCCTTTTAGTACATAAAGAAGATTCTTCCGAGTCGCTTGGAATCCCTGCTCcttagttatattataatttataaattatatttattaatattatattaaaataatgttacttattataatataatatgtaacaatAACACACACTCTCTCTCTGTCTTTCTGTTCTTCTCTTTCTTCCTCTCCCTCTCTCCCTCCCTCACTAGCGCTCTAGCTCAGctccccctcctcctcctcctccctcAATCACTCTTTCCTCTCACTCTCTTTCTCTCACTCAAGCTGCTCAAGGGGATCTTTTCTTCCTCAACATCCGCAGCCTTTTCTGTTTCTTAAGTTATTATTGTTTCACCTATCTTAGTTATTCCATCTTCTTTCTTCTGttcactttatttattatatgaagcacattctctctctctctttctttctttttttctgaataatatattatattataaaaaataacttatcttttaaactagttaagttaaagttaattattattttatttttttataactagttaaattaaagtttatttcgatttctatgaaaataaactagttaagttaaacaTAATTTCGAGCGTTTTTTAACAAGTTCAGTTTAACTTTAAgggtaatttaagttaaatcaaCTCACTCAACCTTggttatgttaaaattaattttgatattaaaaaataactatttaagtaagtccattgagagatttatcaaggctgcttttcaaaaaaaaattattccgtCGGTCTCTGGCTGAAATTTTCTCCACTTCCAATTGAAGgatcaaggaaaaaaatacagattcaagTTAATTACTAAAGTGGAAGTCAAAGAcagataaaattttagatttttgagctcctatctaattttaaactatacgtaaaattataaaaatgtcagaGATAATATAAGAACGATATTTTCTACGACACtgagaaatttcttttttatagatttgatgTTGAATTAAccatttgaaaagtttaatgaaACAGATAGTGTCGACACAGTGTTTAACTTAATCATCGGAGAACAAACGGTTATTTAAAGAcagtttttagtattttaacttgcaaataacaaaataaattcagCTTTGactaattaacttaatcaagttaagttaaaattaagataatgcagtttaaaaaattaacaagttaagttaaaagttgattttgataaattaaacattaactACTTAAGTTGAAGTTAGAATAAtgctgtttaaataattaactagttaagttaaaagtttattaaatatctaaGTTGCCCCATTTTGGGATATAcacatgttatatattttatttcgaatcattttattatgaacATACTAAGAATACTAACACAAACTCGCCAAATCCTCTTCccaattccttttttaattcgtagtTAATATATGAACTAGTGATGGGGCGATTCCGAAAAAATTCCAATACCGAttctttagtattttaaataatagtgaaaaatacctttttgctatacatttctaagaattacaattgataaaataaatcgccacctatatttaatgtagataatatTGAGTGATGTGCCGCGAGCTGAATTTGATAATTTTCgagtttctgaaaaaataaatccaggaATTACGAGCTTTACTCGTTACTCGCTTGAATCATTGAaacttgtaatttaattttttttcccaagattaacttaaaaattagtttaacttatttgaatcatgTTCATAAGCttaattcaacagtttatatagtctactcatcaatattttactacaGTCTGGTTATAACTTAAAACCAATATGGGTTTTGTGGCACTGatacttattaatatgaatgcaaaTGATAatgtgtagaaaaataaatgtttttagacggctaatgtttattttttacatattcattcttaaagagggaaatgtgatttaaaataatatttatcgaaTACGAATACATATTAAAACTTTAACCAGTAAATTCACTTCAAGTTGTAGttactatttaaacaaaaaagacaatGATAGTTACTAAAATAATACTCTGGTACAGAAATGCTACAGGTGCTAGAGGAATGGGGATTATGTTTAAGCTTAAATCCCAATCTCAAATGCATTAGTTGTTAgtagattgaaaatcaaattgaaccattcaaatttataaaataacgacCCCTCCCTCatacatttaaatgtatattcatttatcaattatcattcatCTATATTAATGCAGACAAGTTTGTCGTAATATGTCTATTAGTCTGAGGAGGACTTTTGAGTGTGTGCTTGATTAACTGCGTAATCTCGAGCAATGTCGAATACTCCtgctagtttaaaaaaatcaaacatagaTTGATTTTCAAACGAACTGTCATTAAGTCATTGCACAAAAGTCAACAAGTTTCTACATAGTGGGAAagcataaattctaaatttcaaagagaaaggaagtcagtcttggaagatttacatgttataaattataatagactcgaaaaagacaaaaacagaGAATCTCAAGTAATACATAAGAGTCGGGatcgtaaattaaacattttttccccgattccagaaaaaacacccgattctccgattaatcgtcccatcactaatatgtGCGACTAATCGGTCCTTTGTTGAATTGTGAAAAATATCGGAACGATAAAAGAAAAGACTGAAGGGTAAGGGAAGACTTGTTAGGAAATCAGTCCCGGGACCGATCCAacattaaaggtttttttttattcactcccAACATCGaaggaaatgaattttttgaaaaaacagttGGAAACTTGCTTTCTCTATTTTGTGTATtaccaactgttaattattatggacggattaattatttagatattatcttcatagagatataaatattgataatgaaatattcaatcaacattttatttacaatatacaaattgaattgaagtttttgatttatataaaaatcaaagttggATTTTCTACGTTATCCGTCTTTTCAACTACTCctaatctaaatttttaaaatagatccatatcttttcaaatataagataTGAATGATGctagtattttgaaaatttcgatTAAGAATATGCCTTTGATATGATATGATTTGAGATATGTCTTTTGGATTTTCaatgttgaaataatacatatattaaaaattacacataattaaatattgcatttttatattcataattatatttcgcCGAATTTATTGCGTTACCCAAAAATCCCttctcatatatttatattaaaacataatgtATTGTGCATACTCCTTCAAAAATCGATACTTAAATTCATCATATAAATTAACATGATAAAACTAATTGCTTTGCTAATTTTTTGTCATGGGATTATATAGAAATCTTTCTTGAAGATTATATGTCGTGAATGGGTCAAAACAATCAGTCTAAGTATCTTTTTTAATAGAGAATGAGCaatctaagaaatatatattatccttaaGGTGGTGTGACTTTATGTAGCCTAggctaatataaatatagatcgCTTGAGGTCGCTGGTGGCTGTATCAATACGGTGCCTCGCTTTGACgtcttatttacaaactaacaTCTCATTAAACAACACTCATGACATATTGAAACATATACGttcttattttagtattaaaattttgatgacatGGTGGACATACACATAACACCACGGGACGTATAAATATAGGAGAGACAATGatgcattaaaaataacataaattgtaCATACGGACTAAGAACCTGTCAATATATTTGTCccttcaaattttgttaaacccaagtttaatagaaatacaaagttatactgTCTATAACGCATGTATGAGTATGACCGATGTtggacttccaccacgcttttaggattgacgtcatagtagacgagtgattgcgtgttttgtcaaaatctgtttttcttgaccaacagtcggtacgatagattaaattgaaaattctagcattaGTAACATCATAGACTATGAATGGTtgcgttttttgtcaaaatctgcctgtcttgcccagcagtcggtacaacacatcagattgaaaattctagaaagccCGATTTCATTACAGTCTAACctggtatttctattaaccttggttaaACCCACCCATGAGGTTTGGCAGCAGATCAGgtgcttttttttgttaactcaaCAGTCATCACAGATCAAGGACTCAGGGGATTCACTTGAGTCCTTTAACCACAGATATTATTCAAAGATTATAATActaatcttataatattttatatgacttCAAaagcaaggttgtgcccttatcgttctagcggttcaagaactgGAACCGCAATATactgcttatcggtctcggttcttgtgcttttgttcctttaaagaatatataaagaaaatattatatatattataaaaagtaaattagttttaattaataggtctatttaatgtatttatttttagaaaagactaGATTAGTTTGTTATAcgagtttttttaatactaattaaagctagatatataaaattatacatacattatttaacGATGAAAGGGCCTCAATTTAGGCTCtatgttatgaaatatattttactccactaaatattaagattattgaTACAAAATTTCGTTGCGCATTTCgcttatttgttttaaaattactgaaaaaaatataggtgACCGCCACAGGTTGtcaaacatatttgaaaaattttattggaaCCAAAAATGATCATTCAGTTAATCGTAATGTATCAAAATTGAAACCTAAAATTGGGGGATAAGACATAAATGTGTATCACTTTGTTAAATTTCACGTCGAAAGTTAAGACTAGAGATGTTGAACtattaaagggaaaaaaatgaaaaattgaatatcgtTCAAGTTTAAGTTTCGTTGAATGAGGAATcaaataaattctattttagaaaaaggcatttattattttttttttttaaataatttttatatattttataatgaaaatatgaaattcctATATCTGCGGATCAAATAGAATAGCTTAGAAGAACAGTATTCGAAAAAACTTTATTGGATTAACATTTCTAGTTAAAGCCATACAAGGTCATagtgattgaaaaaataaaaactaacaaACTTTCTTGGTCTCCCTTATTTCTGAAAATGTGGAATGCGTTGCGTATCCAAAACGGGTGTGGAATTAAggattgattattaaaaaaagatatctaaAAATCCTCTTTCCCCCGATAAAAGACAGTTCAAAATTGCTATTTTCGTATGAGAGAATGATTGACACAACTTAGGCAAGTTTTAGAAGCCGAAcattgaaataatgatttatagtcatataaaaatatgatcctGGTGGtatgtaagaataaaataaaccaaaattgaacgtggtaatcctgacaatttgaaaaatgtttgggagtagAAAAGCTtggctctcatgacgtttcattaaattagagATGCAATCAGctttgagaggaaggaaataaacacaaagccCACTCCTTATATAGTAAGAACATAGAGACTAGAATGACTTTGATtgtcgatcctaaattctattccgagtccaagaaggacttaaacttataattaaCTTCCgggcaaaccctcattgttactctccgtcttttatgagcacatgcactagttattactttttacatagatatttccttctcaaaacttaaataataaggataattgctttggaaaataaaaaatgaattccaAACAAGCATTGCCCGCTTTATAAAtcctattttatacaactctaaccataatcaaataataaagagTTGAAAATGTGGATTTAAATACTGGCAGCTTTCGCGTAAGAGAAGGCTGGAGCCGAGTCGAGCTGCCTGCCCTACAtttgagctataaaaaaagaagagagtgacgtcattgggagatgaaaaaaaatcatttattgactattatttttttaattgtctttgGGAGAAGTTGTGTTGAGTTGATCCAATGCAATTGGCTGGAGAGTGGAGCAGTTCGTAGTACTGAGTGACTGGAATCATTGGATCCGTGTCCCGTCTTTTCTTTGAGTTTGGCCTTCCTCATGGGTAGTCGATCAATAGAGCGAAGTCCAGAGCGTCGTCATCATCATCACCATCGACGACGACATCGTCATGGCAGTCATTCCTCCTCCAAAACCAAGCGGCATTATAAAAAGAAACGGCATCGAGAGTCCAAGAAACGACGCCGCTCCTCCAGTTCAGATTATTATCGTTCCTCGCAGCAAGAAGAGCCTTCCTCCTCTTCCTCTTCCACCTCTTCGGGGGAGGAGGAGGCTGCACGCTCTTCACGTAGCAGGAACAAGAAAAATGGGGAAATTGAACGTTTGGCAGAGATTGAGCGACAAAAGTAAATGCTCCAGGCTTCAGAGTTGATCCTCGTGTTAGTTGCTTACTCTCCAAAAAGTCAACTCTATTATGTTAGAGGAAATGTCTCAAATCTCTTTCTATTGCACAAAGACATCTCTTTTTCATTTGGATTAATCGAATGATTCTAAAACAGTCGAAATTACTCCGTAGAATGACTTACATATTCCTGtataatatgtatctatattgGCTTCAAAACAGTCTTATACACaagtcaaaatgtatttttcccctAAAACCATTAAACTATATCAATGAAATTGAATTTGTCCAACATGTGGCCCCTATATATTTTGGAGTCCTCAAAAGaggacaatatatttttattagtaatatcCAAATGATGCACTGTACTATTTCATTGCATTATTATAAGGCTAATTAATGGTAACTTTTGAAGTAGAGCGGGCCCACATAAATGAACTCAGAGTTGAAATAGACTACATCAGTTAATTCAATACAATTGATACTGTATTCTTCTCAGCAATGAAATCATTTTAAAGAGACTATTTGCTAAGAAACACGAGGGTTAATGAGTTTCTATTTGACTTGACTAAAATGTAATTCCCTATTATTTTAAGGCGCCAGAAAgagcaagaacaaaaaaatatcgaagAAGAAGCAAATCGACGCATTGAAGAATTAGTTGCAAAAAGAGTGGAAGAAGAATTAGAAAGACGCAAGGATGAAATCGAGACGGAAGTCTTGAGAAGAGTGGAAGAAGCCAAAAAAGTCATGGAGCAGCAAATGTTGGAAGAAATGGAAAGACGAAAACAAGAGCAGCTTGAAGAAGCAAAACGACGAGAGGtaattgtctatttttattatttatgtgagatcctcaaatttcattattagaaaaatagatGGTTCTAGTGAAGATATTTTACTTCAACTTTTACGGGTAAAAAAAGAACCGAGGTTTgacttaaaacaaatatttatttatttttttcattgtgtaCTGATATGTTAAAAactgtacttttatttttttttatgtacgtgatcattataattattaaaaaataacttaatttataatatatataaacgtaacataatttttaacagtttggtatattttttacaccTAGAAAATCTCTTTATGTACtcgaaattaatttattattttacattcctACAGCCTTTTTGCATTGTTGAGAAAAATGTGTTCTTAAATACATATTGTCAtttgattttctattattattgttgttgttcaATTCGTCAACAATTTTaacgttttttgtaattatttttttatttcttacttaaatctaacttttattttatttttagcaatATTGAAAGAGTgatgataaatttattcaagGAATAATCTATACacgaattcttttttttttttttcttagctcAATACAGCTAGGACGATAGTAAATGTGTGATAGTTTGATTGGCCTATTGTCCTTACAAATAGGTCTCGCCATGCCTGTGAGGtggtttgtttatttgttcaatttcaaccaaaattaaacaataacgccgtttaaacttcatttatttatatattaaggcgaaatatcctcgAGACAAAATTACCAGACAccatatatgataattaattattcatgcaACAATACTACGTagttatgattcccattcatgttacatgaattttaaaagataaaatatttaattattcgtcacaaattgcaatgattaagtgttgattaattaatagttcaTTCATTTTGTTATAAGGATGCTTTAACAGTTGGATGAAACCGcatttagaacaaaaatcatgacaacagtctattaattagaaagagataaaatgtttaaacaaAAGAACCCAATAAATGATAGAAATTTAAGTGacaatgcaaataaattaatcgtTTATGCCTATCATATGTGTTACTATGTATCTGTTCAAGTCCTGATTGGCACTCCTCTATCCTAATGTTGTCTCTGACCTTATAATTATCAAGATATGTTTGTCATTGGAGTAGTCTGGtagataattacatagtattgcagaATGAATCATCATCGaatatacttattattgttttacGACATGATAGTTATTCGGCAAAGTGTCCTAGAATCATTTTGCAAAGTATTATAGTAATTAGACAAAACAAAAATCGTGTTTGAATGTCTTaagcaattaaaatatttattttgagtaattataataataattaattaataaagttattttaatttctgaagacattcattacacaattgctgttttaattcaattctccttcttttatacaattctactaatagaaaaataaaatggctcttagttggtcaaaaaaaagaagagttccatgtattgattatttcttgatttattacagctcaaaaaaaaaatgtattaagcaaTAACTTCTACCCACCCTTTACTTTTTGTATGCAACCCTCATGATTATtgaattgaagacaattaaTAGCGTAACATAATTGTGTGTGAAACCTATTATTTCAATGGACTCATTTACAATTTTGACTCAGGCGTAGTTTGAATGCTTTTCTCATAATTTCCCTCGTGATATTTCGTTGAGCCCCTTAAATCCAGGAATTATTTGTTGATCTTcgtg is part of the Lepeophtheirus salmonis chromosome 7, UVic_Lsal_1.4, whole genome shotgun sequence genome and harbors:
- the LOC121121332 gene encoding arginine and glutamate-rich protein 1 — encoded protein: MGSRSIERSPERRHHHHHRRRHRHGSHSSSKTKRHYKKKRHRESKKRRRSSSSDYYRSSQQEEPSSSSSSTSSGEEEAARSSRSRNKKNGEIERLAEIERQKRQKEQEQKNIEEEANRRIEELVAKRVEEELERRKDEIETEVLRRVEEAKKVMEQQMLEEMERRKQEQLEEAKRREEEEKIRRAEAERIMEENQKKIEEQQKKMAEERLKMIEDQMKIEEEKQRLRRKEEKRMREEQKKILGKGNARPKLSFGFTSKDNS